A part of Marinobacter psychrophilus genomic DNA contains:
- a CDS encoding dipeptide ABC transporter ATP-binding protein — MAIPLLDVQRLTVDFTTRKGIVRAIDAVSLFVAKGETLGIVGESGSGKSVTSYAVMKILDRAGKITNGKITYNGMSLHKIAESDMRDVRGREISMIFQNPRAALNPIRKIGKQVADVLIQHNQATRANAREKAIEMLKAVKIADAEQRFHAYPFELSGGMCQRVIIAIALACRPQLLIADEPTTGLDVTTQKAVMDLIVELTARFSMSTILITHDLGLAAAYCDRLMVMEKGRVVEQNASTVLFQSPQKDYTKKLLRATPRRDSNVRDLLPDAMRDKADSLPQSIPPGPPVLTVSHLKKGFGKPESKSYHLAVRDLSFTIRQGESLGLVGESGCGKSTTSAMVMRLLDATDGHIEFLGQDISSIPASQFASHPLRGKLQMVFQDPTDSLNPRWSAERSIEDPLKQLSKGLGKAERKARVVELAGLVGLPTHLLDRFPHQLSGGQKARVGIARAVALDPQLLILDEPTAALDVSVQAVILNLLEDLKHRLGMSYLFISHDLNVVRLLCDRIIVMQQGEVVEEGDARTIMDYPETDYTRSLLAAIPHPPASETNTHSGAPA; from the coding sequence ATGGCCATACCTTTACTTGATGTGCAACGGCTGACTGTCGACTTCACCACCCGCAAAGGAATTGTTCGTGCCATTGACGCCGTATCACTGTTCGTCGCCAAAGGTGAAACCCTGGGCATTGTTGGCGAATCCGGCTCCGGCAAATCCGTCACCTCCTACGCGGTGATGAAAATACTGGACCGGGCGGGCAAGATTACCAACGGCAAGATCACCTACAACGGTATGTCTCTGCATAAAATCGCTGAATCAGACATGCGCGATGTCAGGGGTCGGGAGATCTCCATGATCTTCCAAAATCCGCGAGCTGCTCTGAACCCAATTCGAAAAATCGGTAAACAAGTAGCTGATGTGTTGATTCAGCACAATCAGGCAACAAGAGCGAATGCTCGAGAAAAAGCCATTGAAATGCTCAAAGCGGTCAAAATCGCGGATGCCGAGCAACGCTTCCATGCCTACCCGTTCGAACTCTCCGGCGGCATGTGCCAGCGGGTTATTATCGCCATTGCTCTTGCGTGCCGCCCTCAGTTATTAATCGCCGACGAGCCCACAACCGGTCTGGACGTTACCACCCAGAAGGCGGTAATGGATCTGATTGTGGAGCTCACGGCACGCTTCAGCATGTCCACCATACTGATAACCCACGATCTTGGCCTGGCGGCCGCCTACTGTGACCGCCTGATGGTGATGGAAAAAGGCCGTGTCGTTGAGCAAAATGCGTCCACAGTCTTGTTCCAGTCACCCCAGAAGGATTACACCAAAAAACTGCTTAGGGCCACACCACGTCGCGACTCAAACGTTCGGGATCTGCTGCCGGATGCGATGCGCGACAAGGCAGATTCACTGCCACAGTCGATTCCTCCCGGGCCACCGGTGTTAACCGTCAGCCACCTCAAGAAGGGATTTGGAAAGCCAGAGTCGAAAAGCTATCACCTCGCAGTTCGGGATTTGTCATTCACGATTCGCCAAGGCGAGAGTTTGGGTCTAGTGGGCGAAAGCGGGTGCGGAAAATCCACCACATCGGCGATGGTCATGCGGTTATTGGATGCTACCGACGGGCACATCGAGTTTCTAGGTCAAGACATTTCCAGCATCCCGGCAAGTCAATTCGCATCTCACCCTCTGCGAGGCAAGCTGCAAATGGTGTTTCAAGACCCAACCGACAGCCTGAACCCGCGCTGGAGCGCTGAGCGTTCTATCGAAGATCCGCTGAAGCAGCTATCGAAGGGATTGGGAAAAGCTGAACGTAAAGCGCGTGTGGTGGAACTTGCCGGTCTCGTGGGTTTACCAACGCATCTTCTCGACCGTTTTCCTCACCAACTATCAGGCGGCCAAAAAGCGCGGGTTGGCATCGCTCGGGCCGTTGCGCTTGACCCGCAGCTTCTGATTCTGGACGAACCGACGGCGGCGCTGGACGTCTCGGTGCAAGCCGTGATTTTGAACTTGCTGGAGGACCTGAAACATCGGCTCGGCATGAGCTATCTGTTCATCAGCCACGACCTGAACGTGGTTCGCCTGCTGTGTGATCGCATTATTGTTATGCAACAGGGAGAAGTCGTAGAGGAAGGCGACGCCCGAACCATCATGGATTACCCTGAGACAGACTACACCCGCAGCCTTTTAGCCGCGATTCCGCATCCGCCAGCCAGCGAGACGAACACTCATTCAGGCGCTCCAGCATGA
- a CDS encoding GntR family transcriptional regulator, producing the protein MTVTPVGSPRKGTTVDTIVHTLADDIVSGKLVPGTKLDAKAAAERFSVSRTPIRETFGHLAAMGLVTHRPNRGVIVSTLSADALSYLYEAMAELEASLTRLATLRMNSCQRQALQKLHNDSIHLVRDGTSDQYNQFNHNFHSLIFDAAQSPQLRQLAEATRTRLAPFRRAQFRMKNRMSKSWEEHDAIVCAIVAGDADGVARLMRGHVQNVSAVSAEFVAAHRPRNKPDDTEPSCSEGRP; encoded by the coding sequence ATGACAGTGACACCCGTTGGCAGTCCGCGAAAGGGAACGACCGTCGATACCATCGTTCATACGCTGGCTGATGACATTGTTAGCGGGAAGCTGGTGCCCGGCACCAAACTTGATGCCAAAGCCGCAGCAGAACGTTTTAGCGTCTCCCGTACGCCGATTCGCGAAACCTTTGGTCATCTTGCGGCTATGGGACTGGTTACCCATCGTCCAAATCGGGGGGTGATTGTTTCAACCCTTTCTGCGGATGCCTTAAGCTACCTCTACGAGGCCATGGCAGAACTAGAGGCATCGCTGACGAGGCTGGCGACGTTGAGAATGAACAGTTGCCAGAGGCAGGCCTTGCAAAAGCTGCATAACGATTCGATTCACCTAGTGAGGGACGGCACCTCGGATCAGTACAACCAGTTCAACCACAACTTTCACTCGCTGATTTTCGACGCGGCTCAAAGCCCTCAACTCAGACAACTTGCGGAGGCCACCCGCACTCGGCTTGCACCCTTCCGGCGCGCACAGTTCCGTATGAAGAACCGTATGAGCAAATCCTGGGAGGAACATGACGCGATTGTGTGTGCCATTGTCGCGGGCGATGCCGATGGCGTCGCCAGGCTGATGCGTGGCCATGTGCAGAATGTGAGCGCCGTGTCTGCAGAATTTGTGGCGGCGCACCGGCCGCGCAATAAGCCCGATGACACAGAACCATCTTGCTCCGAAGGCCGCCCATGA
- a CDS encoding gamma-glutamyltransferase family protein, whose product MKAVSRYGTICTPHRLASEAGVEILRDGGNAIDAILTAAAALSVCYPHMTGIGGDALLMVNDGKQLKVIMGLGQSGQSLPDTGRITTRGPASAATTAGALKAWHLAKQVSDQQWSSKLKWPTLLKPAIDLAQQGTPVSKSQAFWQHQRRDMLLDLPDMQRLCNDSDGNQLPEGHRIVQPQLADTMEQLAHAGIEDFYHGEVAEALAKGFDRLGNGLTRSDLENTQATLTDPLKIRYRNGYLYNFPPPTQGLYTLSALSALGQMPLSDIRNGSADYYHYLVEAIKAQLVLRNKELADPSQHPLPLQQRLSVNAAVGRLLAISPDTAGPWHETGRPADTIWMSASDNQGRTVCLMQSLFHDFGSGCFVGDTGVLWSNRAASFHSDPEHPNCWAPGKIPAHTLNPSCHIGDDGQQWYFGSQGGDGQPQTQMVLATQLIDYQQTIEAALSAPRFLLGRSFFGGSESLKLEKSIPSSVARTLAARGHLTEWVPELSPLTGQAGVLHIHADGLKETMHDPRGEGIALGLGSNPNT is encoded by the coding sequence ATGAAGGCGGTATCCCGATACGGAACCATCTGCACGCCTCATCGGCTGGCTTCCGAGGCCGGTGTGGAGATTCTTCGGGACGGCGGCAACGCTATTGATGCGATTCTCACCGCAGCTGCCGCGCTCTCCGTTTGCTACCCACATATGACAGGTATTGGTGGTGACGCGCTGTTGATGGTCAACGATGGCAAACAACTAAAAGTCATTATGGGCCTGGGGCAATCAGGGCAGAGTCTCCCCGACACTGGCCGAATTACCACGCGCGGCCCGGCATCGGCCGCAACCACCGCCGGTGCTCTCAAAGCCTGGCATCTTGCCAAGCAGGTAAGTGACCAACAATGGTCGTCAAAGCTAAAGTGGCCTACCCTGCTCAAGCCAGCTATTGATCTTGCGCAGCAAGGTACACCGGTGTCGAAGTCCCAAGCATTCTGGCAACATCAACGTCGCGATATGCTGTTAGACCTCCCGGATATGCAGCGGCTCTGCAACGATTCAGACGGCAATCAACTGCCCGAAGGCCACCGGATCGTCCAACCCCAACTGGCGGATACAATGGAACAGTTGGCGCACGCCGGGATCGAGGATTTTTATCATGGCGAGGTCGCCGAGGCTTTGGCCAAAGGGTTTGACCGACTCGGCAACGGCTTGACCCGTTCAGACCTGGAAAACACCCAGGCGACACTGACTGACCCTTTGAAGATCCGTTACCGGAACGGCTACCTCTACAACTTTCCGCCGCCAACCCAAGGCCTGTACACATTGAGCGCCCTGTCGGCACTGGGCCAGATGCCCTTGTCCGATATCCGCAACGGCAGTGCCGATTACTACCACTACCTAGTAGAGGCAATCAAAGCCCAACTTGTGTTGCGCAACAAAGAATTGGCAGATCCGTCGCAGCACCCTTTACCCCTGCAACAGCGATTATCAGTAAACGCCGCTGTCGGCAGGCTTCTGGCCATCAGCCCGGACACAGCTGGCCCCTGGCACGAAACAGGACGGCCGGCGGATACCATCTGGATGTCAGCCTCTGACAACCAAGGGCGAACCGTGTGTCTGATGCAAAGCCTGTTTCACGATTTTGGTTCCGGTTGTTTTGTCGGTGATACCGGCGTGCTCTGGTCAAATCGCGCCGCCAGCTTTCATTCAGATCCTGAGCACCCAAATTGCTGGGCACCGGGAAAAATCCCGGCGCATACCCTGAATCCGTCCTGCCACATAGGCGATGATGGCCAGCAGTGGTATTTCGGTAGCCAGGGTGGCGACGGCCAGCCTCAAACCCAGATGGTGCTGGCCACCCAGTTGATTGACTACCAGCAAACCATCGAGGCTGCATTGAGCGCGCCTCGATTTTTACTTGGCCGGAGTTTTTTTGGCGGAAGCGAAAGTCTTAAGCTCGAAAAATCCATTCCAAGTTCTGTTGCGCGGACGCTAGCCGCCCGCGGACACCTGACCGAATGGGTTCCGGAGTTGAGCCCGCTTACCGGTCAGGCTGGCGTTCTTCATATTCATGCCGATGGCCTGAAAGAGACCATGCACGACCCCAGGGGTGAAGGCATTGCGCTGGGTCTGGGATCAAATCCGAACACCTAA
- a CDS encoding sulfite exporter TauE/SafE family protein, giving the protein MDILVAFSALGIISGILAGMLGIGGGVVIVPALIFILDLQGFPAEYIVITAVATSLCTIIFTSVSAARAQIRRSAVDWGIFKRWSLTVVLGSFLSGFIAARLPPEALEIGIAGFLFVVAVIMLSRWAPDPSRKMPGTAGTSGLGLFSGTVSGMAGIGGGNVMVPLMVFFNVPMQRAVATSSTLGFPLALVGTIGYAISGWGAGITEGSVGYVYLPAAACIALFTVIMAPIGVSLSHKIPAATLKQGFGAFLLVVAGRMLFHAF; this is encoded by the coding sequence ATGGACATACTTGTCGCCTTTTCGGCGCTGGGCATAATTTCCGGCATCCTAGCGGGAATGCTGGGTATTGGCGGTGGGGTTGTCATCGTTCCCGCACTGATCTTTATTCTCGATCTGCAAGGTTTCCCAGCGGAATACATTGTTATAACGGCGGTCGCCACATCGCTGTGCACCATCATCTTTACTTCCGTCTCCGCTGCCAGGGCTCAAATTCGGCGATCCGCGGTGGATTGGGGCATCTTCAAACGTTGGTCACTGACGGTTGTGCTGGGAAGTTTTTTATCCGGATTCATCGCTGCTCGCTTGCCACCTGAGGCACTCGAAATTGGCATTGCCGGCTTTCTGTTTGTCGTCGCCGTGATCATGTTGAGCCGCTGGGCACCTGACCCATCTCGAAAAATGCCGGGGACGGCGGGCACCTCAGGCCTGGGCCTTTTCAGTGGAACCGTATCAGGAATGGCCGGTATTGGTGGCGGCAACGTGATGGTTCCGCTGATGGTCTTTTTTAACGTGCCTATGCAACGAGCCGTCGCCACATCAAGCACCTTGGGCTTTCCTTTGGCACTGGTTGGTACCATCGGTTACGCAATATCCGGCTGGGGTGCCGGCATTACGGAAGGATCGGTAGGTTATGTTTATCTGCCGGCGGCCGCCTGTATCGCTCTATTTACCGTCATCATGGCTCCCATCGGCGTATCGCTAAGCCACAAAATTCCAGCGGCTACCCTTAAGCAAGGTTTTGGCGCCTTCCTTTTGGTCGTTGCCGGTCGAATGCTGTTTCATGCATTTTAA
- a CDS encoding acetyl-CoA C-acyltransferase produces MTDTSNDNFIVIAGAARTPMGGMMGSLSSVPSPQLGAVAIKAAIERSGLKPADIDEVIMGCVLPAGLGQAPARQASRGAGIPDSSGCTTVNKMCGSGMQAVMIAHDQIKAGTNNIMVAGGMENMSQAPYLLPKARGGMRMGHGQVMDSMFLDGLEDAYEGSLMGVFAQKSADDYKITREQMDNFAIESLNRANAAIDNGWFAPEICAVSIAGRGGDTVVDTDEQPGNARPDKIPTLKPAFKKDGTVTAANASSISDGASALVLASAKEAKARGLHPQAKIIAHATHAQLPAEFTLAPIGAIDKVLKKAGWGKDDVDLYEINEAFAVVSLLAINELGLDANKVNVYGGACALGHPIGSSGSRILVTLINALKQKGLKRGVAALCIGGGEATAVAIELV; encoded by the coding sequence ATGACTGACACCTCCAATGATAATTTCATAGTAATAGCCGGCGCCGCCCGCACGCCCATGGGCGGCATGATGGGCTCGCTGAGCAGCGTGCCTTCGCCACAGTTGGGCGCGGTTGCGATAAAAGCCGCCATCGAGCGTTCGGGCCTGAAGCCTGCTGACATTGATGAAGTCATCATGGGTTGCGTATTGCCGGCCGGCTTGGGTCAGGCACCCGCACGCCAAGCCTCCCGCGGTGCCGGCATACCAGACAGCTCCGGCTGCACCACCGTTAACAAAATGTGCGGATCGGGCATGCAGGCGGTCATGATCGCCCACGATCAGATCAAAGCCGGCACCAACAACATTATGGTTGCCGGTGGTATGGAAAACATGAGCCAGGCGCCGTATCTGCTACCCAAGGCTCGCGGCGGAATGCGCATGGGCCATGGCCAAGTCATGGACAGCATGTTCCTCGACGGCCTGGAAGACGCCTATGAAGGCAGTCTGATGGGCGTTTTTGCACAAAAGAGCGCGGATGACTATAAGATCACCCGTGAGCAAATGGATAACTTTGCCATCGAGTCCCTTAACCGTGCTAATGCAGCTATCGATAACGGCTGGTTCGCGCCCGAAATCTGCGCGGTCAGCATCGCCGGTCGTGGTGGCGATACAGTGGTAGATACCGACGAGCAGCCCGGCAATGCTCGCCCGGACAAGATCCCCACGCTGAAACCTGCGTTCAAGAAAGACGGAACGGTAACCGCTGCCAATGCCAGCTCCATCAGCGACGGCGCCTCAGCACTGGTACTGGCTTCTGCAAAAGAAGCCAAAGCTCGTGGCTTGCACCCACAGGCAAAAATCATTGCCCACGCCACCCACGCCCAGTTACCCGCTGAGTTCACCCTGGCCCCCATCGGCGCCATCGACAAAGTCCTGAAAAAAGCCGGCTGGGGCAAAGACGACGTAGACCTTTACGAAATAAACGAAGCCTTCGCGGTGGTCTCCCTTTTGGCCATCAACGAACTGGGCCTGGATGCCAATAAAGTAAACGTGTACGGCGGCGCCTGCGCCCTCGGCCACCCCATTGGCTCCTCCGGCTCAAGAATTTTGGTCACTCTGATTAACGCATTGAAGCAAAAAGGCCTGAAGCGCGGCGTTGCTGCACTTTGCATCGGCGGTGGTGAGGCAACGGCTGTGGCCATCGAACTGGTCTGA
- a CDS encoding acyl-CoA dehydrogenase family protein yields MTATVDQEELTLFRESVIKALEKEIKPHYEQWEKDGIAPRKLWNTLGDAGMLCVDVPEDCGGCGAPFQYSVVVGEELARMGFGALSTNVMVHSDIVAPYLSHLGNDEQKKQWLPKMVSGEAVGAIAMTEPGAGSDLQAMRTSAVKNGDDYILNGSKTFITNGQHADMVIVAAKTDPSAGAKGVSLFLVDTTLEGYGVGRNLDKIGQHAGDTSELFFADMRVPASALLGEAGKGFVYLMQELARERLVIGALGVAAARGALDLTVAYCQERVLFGQKLAQLQNTRFEMARMETEYRINKAFVDQCINEYVAGTLDAATASMAKYSATEMQCRVTDGCLQLFGGYGYTSEYPISRAFADARVQRIYGGTSEIMKEIIARSIFGRA; encoded by the coding sequence ATGACTGCGACTGTCGATCAAGAAGAATTGACGTTATTCCGTGAGTCGGTAATCAAGGCACTGGAAAAAGAAATCAAACCTCACTATGAGCAGTGGGAAAAAGACGGCATTGCCCCGCGCAAGCTTTGGAACACTCTGGGCGATGCCGGCATGCTGTGCGTAGACGTGCCCGAGGACTGTGGCGGTTGCGGCGCACCCTTTCAGTATTCGGTGGTGGTGGGTGAGGAGCTGGCGCGGATGGGTTTTGGTGCGTTGTCCACCAATGTGATGGTGCACTCCGATATTGTCGCGCCTTACCTGAGCCACTTGGGCAACGACGAGCAAAAAAAGCAGTGGCTACCAAAAATGGTTTCCGGTGAAGCCGTGGGCGCCATTGCCATGACCGAACCCGGCGCTGGCAGTGATTTGCAGGCGATGCGCACCAGTGCCGTAAAAAATGGCGACGACTACATTCTGAACGGCTCCAAGACCTTTATTACCAATGGCCAGCACGCGGATATGGTGATCGTGGCCGCCAAAACCGATCCTTCCGCCGGTGCCAAGGGCGTCAGCCTGTTTCTGGTGGACACCACTCTGGAAGGTTATGGCGTTGGTCGCAATCTGGACAAAATTGGCCAGCATGCCGGTGATACCTCCGAGTTGTTCTTTGCGGATATGCGGGTGCCAGCGTCGGCGTTATTAGGCGAGGCCGGCAAAGGCTTTGTTTATTTGATGCAGGAACTGGCGCGTGAACGCTTGGTGATTGGTGCGTTGGGCGTTGCGGCTGCCCGCGGTGCCCTAGACCTGACCGTTGCTTACTGTCAGGAGCGGGTGTTGTTTGGCCAGAAGTTGGCCCAGTTGCAGAACACCCGTTTTGAAATGGCCCGCATGGAAACCGAATACCGCATCAACAAGGCTTTTGTAGATCAGTGCATCAACGAATACGTCGCCGGCACTCTGGATGCTGCGACGGCCTCTATGGCCAAATACAGCGCGACTGAAATGCAGTGCCGGGTGACGGATGGCTGCCTGCAACTGTTTGGCGGTTACGGCTATACCAGTGAGTACCCGATTTCACGGGCCTTTGCGGATGCCCGCGTGCAGCGCATTTACGGCGGTACGTCGGAAATTATGAAGGAAATTATTGCTCGCTCAATTTTTGGGCGCGCCTGA
- a CDS encoding SDR family NAD(P)-dependent oxidoreductase gives MEFKNVAAIVTGGASGLGEGAARALAAAGCKVAIFDLQKERGEAVAKELGGIFVECDVSSAASAEAAFTKANEAHGFCGVAVNCAGVATAGKILGREGALPLENFSKVVQVNLIGTFNILRLAAAEMAQREPNADGERGVIINTASIAAYEGQVGQAAYSASKGGVVALTLQAARELAREGIRVNTIAPGLFMTPMIAGMPQEVQDSLAATLLFPKRLGKPEEFGMMVDQMVRNPVLNGEVIRLDSALRMAPR, from the coding sequence ATGGAATTTAAGAACGTAGCAGCCATTGTAACAGGCGGCGCATCTGGCCTTGGCGAAGGCGCAGCGCGGGCGCTGGCGGCAGCGGGTTGCAAGGTAGCGATCTTCGATTTGCAGAAGGAACGCGGTGAAGCTGTTGCAAAAGAGTTGGGGGGGATCTTTGTTGAGTGTGACGTCAGTTCCGCCGCAAGTGCCGAAGCAGCTTTTACCAAAGCCAACGAAGCGCATGGTTTTTGTGGCGTTGCCGTAAACTGCGCAGGCGTCGCCACCGCAGGTAAAATTCTAGGGCGCGAGGGTGCGCTGCCACTGGAAAACTTCAGTAAGGTGGTGCAAGTCAATCTGATCGGAACCTTTAACATACTGCGACTGGCAGCGGCGGAAATGGCTCAGCGTGAACCCAATGCTGACGGTGAACGGGGCGTTATCATCAACACTGCGTCTATCGCGGCCTATGAAGGGCAGGTTGGTCAGGCGGCCTACAGTGCGTCCAAGGGCGGCGTTGTTGCCTTAACTCTGCAGGCTGCTCGTGAGCTGGCGCGTGAGGGTATTCGAGTGAATACCATTGCCCCTGGGCTGTTTATGACGCCGATGATTGCCGGCATGCCGCAGGAAGTACAAGACAGCCTGGCGGCAACTTTGCTGTTTCCCAAACGCCTGGGTAAGCCGGAAGAGTTTGGCATGATGGTAGACCAGATGGTGCGTAACCCGGTGCTGAATGGCGAAGTCATCCGTCTTGATAGCGCTTTGCGTATGGCCCCGAGATAA
- a CDS encoding MerR family transcriptional regulator, which yields MAAKKTYSISELAQEFDVTTRSVRFYEDQGLLKPSRKGQTRIFSSKDRVRLKLILRGKRMGLSLAETKELFDLWDETTSGNEKQLLLMLQTIKRRREALAQQKEDIAIVEMEMENAEARCLEALSELQIKKQTATQH from the coding sequence ATGGCTGCAAAGAAAACATACAGCATCAGCGAACTGGCTCAGGAGTTTGACGTAACGACCCGTAGCGTTCGCTTTTACGAAGATCAGGGCTTGCTAAAACCCAGCCGTAAAGGCCAAACCCGCATCTTTAGTTCCAAAGACCGGGTGCGGCTGAAATTAATCCTGCGCGGTAAACGAATGGGACTGTCGCTGGCCGAGACCAAAGAGTTGTTTGACCTGTGGGACGAAACCACCAGTGGTAATGAAAAACAGCTGTTGCTGATGCTGCAAACTATAAAACGCCGCCGTGAGGCGCTCGCTCAGCAAAAGGAAGACATCGCGATCGTTGAGATGGAGATGGAAAACGCCGAGGCCCGCTGTCTCGAAGCATTGAGCGAACTGCAAATAAAAAAGCAGACGGCAACACAGCACTAA
- a CDS encoding isovaleryl-CoA dehydrogenase, with amino-acid sequence MKSQYSELNFGLGETLDMLREQINGFATREIAPRAADIDRSNEFPMDLWKKFGDMGLLGITVDEAYGGSGMGYLAHVIAMEEISRASASVGLSYGAHSNLCVNQIHSNGTEEQKQQYLPKLLSGEHIGALAMSEPNSGSDVISMKLSAKDAGDHYVLNGNKMWITNGPDAHVYVIYAKTDVKAGSKGITAFIVERDAPGFSRHQKLDKLGMRGSNTCELVFQDCQVPKENILGQLGGGARVLMSGLDYERLVLAGGPLGIMQAAMDVVVPYIRERKQFGQAIGEFELVQGKVADMYTYMNTAKSYVYMVAQSADRGETTRKDAAGAILYSAEMGTKLALDAIQLLGGNGYVNDYPTGRLLRDAKLYEIGAGTSEIRRMLIGRELFLNK; translated from the coding sequence ATGAAATCGCAATACTCGGAACTGAACTTCGGCCTTGGCGAAACCCTGGACATGCTGCGCGAGCAAATCAACGGTTTCGCCACCCGCGAAATTGCACCGCGTGCGGCAGACATTGACCGGTCCAACGAATTCCCCATGGATTTGTGGAAGAAGTTTGGCGACATGGGCCTGCTCGGCATCACTGTCGACGAGGCCTACGGCGGTTCCGGCATGGGCTACCTGGCCCACGTAATTGCGATGGAAGAAATCAGCCGCGCCTCCGCATCGGTAGGTTTGTCGTACGGCGCTCACTCTAATTTGTGTGTGAACCAGATTCACAGCAACGGCACCGAAGAGCAGAAACAGCAATATCTGCCCAAGCTGCTCAGCGGCGAACACATAGGCGCTTTGGCCATGTCTGAACCCAACTCTGGTTCCGACGTCATCTCCATGAAACTGAGCGCCAAAGACGCCGGTGACCACTACGTGCTGAACGGCAATAAAATGTGGATCACCAACGGCCCTGACGCCCACGTTTACGTGATCTACGCCAAAACTGACGTGAAAGCCGGCTCGAAAGGCATCACCGCCTTCATCGTAGAACGCGACGCGCCTGGCTTCAGTCGCCACCAGAAACTCGACAAGCTGGGCATGCGCGGCTCCAACACCTGCGAACTGGTGTTTCAAGATTGCCAAGTACCCAAGGAAAACATCCTTGGCCAACTCGGTGGCGGTGCCCGAGTACTGATGAGCGGCCTCGACTACGAACGCTTGGTACTCGCAGGTGGCCCGTTGGGTATTATGCAAGCCGCCATGGACGTGGTTGTGCCCTACATCCGCGAACGCAAACAGTTCGGCCAGGCGATCGGCGAATTCGAACTGGTACAAGGCAAAGTGGCCGACATGTACACCTACATGAACACCGCCAAATCCTATGTTTACATGGTCGCCCAGTCTGCCGACCGCGGTGAAACCACCCGCAAAGACGCCGCCGGTGCAATCCTCTACTCCGCCGAAATGGGGACAAAACTGGCCCTGGACGCGATCCAGCTGCTGGGCGGCAACGGCTACGTCAACGACTACCCCACCGGCCGCCTGCTGCGCGACGCCAAGCTGTACGAAATCGGGGCCGGCACCTCGGAAATTCGCCGCATGCTGATTGGACGAGAGCTGTTTCTAAACAAGTAA